Proteins found in one Aneurinibacillus uraniidurans genomic segment:
- a CDS encoding YggS family pyridoxal phosphate-dependent enzyme produces the protein MDIECNLRHVRERIAQACVRVNRSPEDVEIVAVTKYVSLATTQAAVKAGIRHLGESRTQDAIPKWNALGADAAVWHFIGHLQTNKVREMIGRFPYVHSLDRLSLAQELNKRGSAAGVTTKCFLQVNISGEESKNGLSPEEASDFLHAVQDLTHLEVIGLMTMAPYTENPEETRPVFRGLRELRDRLQEQNIPNASLTHLSMGMSNDYEIAVEEGATFIRLGSTLVGDERE, from the coding sequence ATGGATATCGAATGCAATCTCCGGCATGTTCGTGAACGCATTGCACAGGCGTGTGTACGCGTCAATCGTTCACCGGAAGACGTAGAAATTGTAGCAGTAACGAAGTATGTGTCGCTTGCGACAACGCAGGCGGCAGTAAAAGCAGGAATTCGTCATCTTGGCGAAAGCCGGACGCAGGATGCTATTCCGAAGTGGAACGCGCTTGGCGCAGATGCGGCAGTGTGGCATTTTATCGGTCATCTACAGACGAATAAGGTGCGGGAGATGATCGGACGCTTTCCATATGTCCATTCCCTGGATCGTCTGTCACTTGCACAAGAACTCAATAAGCGTGGGTCGGCAGCAGGCGTAACAACGAAATGCTTTTTGCAGGTGAATATTTCAGGAGAAGAGTCTAAAAATGGACTCTCTCCAGAGGAAGCGTCTGACTTTTTGCATGCTGTACAAGATCTTACACATCTTGAAGTAATTGGCCTCATGACGATGGCACCTTATACGGAAAATCCTGAAGAGACTAGGCCTGTATTTCGGGGCTTACGTGAACTGCGTGACCGCTTGCAGGAACAAAATATTCCAAATGCGTCGCTTACGCATCTAAGTATGGGAATGTCTAATGATTATGAGATCGCCGTGGAAGAAGGCGCGACATTCATTCGACTCGGTTCCACGCTTGTCGGTGATGAACGTGAATAA
- a CDS encoding cell division protein SepF codes for MGVVNKLKEFFGLNGEPEVYEEIIEEPDYEDEEEYAKPARKSRAASGNNVVSLHAVKEQSPRLVLVEPKSYEEVQDISDHLCSRRGVVINLQRVPNEQAKRIIDFLGGTVYAINGTIQRVGHKTFLCLPENMEMQGNITEMMFDERT; via the coding sequence ATGGGCGTTGTAAACAAGCTTAAAGAGTTTTTCGGACTGAACGGCGAACCGGAAGTGTATGAGGAGATTATCGAGGAGCCGGACTACGAAGACGAAGAAGAATATGCTAAGCCAGCGCGTAAATCCCGTGCGGCGAGCGGAAACAATGTTGTCAGCCTGCACGCCGTCAAAGAGCAGTCGCCTCGCCTCGTGCTGGTAGAGCCGAAGTCATATGAAGAAGTGCAGGACATTTCTGATCACTTATGTTCGCGCCGTGGGGTTGTGATTAACTTGCAGCGAGTGCCGAATGAACAAGCGAAGCGGATTATTGATTTTCTTGGAGGAACCGTCTACGCCATTAATGGCACCATTCAGCGTGTTGGACATAAAACGTTTTTATGTCTTCCGGAAAATATGGAGATGCAAGGGAATATTACAGAAATGATGTTTGATGAACGTACGTAG
- a CDS encoding YggT family protein: protein MEQVLNFIPLAFKIYYFMIIVYILMSWVPQVRETSLGEILGKLVEPYLEIFRRFIPPLGVIDISPIVALIALQFAQSGLMSIIDKFVTL from the coding sequence ATGGAGCAGGTTTTAAATTTTATACCGCTAGCTTTTAAGATTTACTATTTCATGATCATTGTGTATATTTTGATGTCATGGGTTCCGCAGGTACGGGAGACATCGTTGGGAGAAATATTAGGCAAACTTGTTGAGCCATATTTAGAGATTTTCCGACGATTTATTCCACCGCTTGGTGTGATTGATATCTCACCGATTGTTGCGCTTATTGCACTTCAATTTGCCCAGAGTGGGTTGATGAGCATCATTGATAAGTTTGTGACATTATGA
- a CDS encoding RNA-binding protein produces MSLYDHFRPEERPFAERVEEWAARVRDRYERIHTDFLDPRQAFIVRSLAGREPGVYIAEDGGYEGAERTRIVLHPEYMEPEPDEFGVAVLQVQGTNQFLTLAHRDYLGALIGLGIKRDKFGDILVHEEGAQLIVAREIVDYIRIHMTQVHRIHVRIEEVPITAVRVPPQTFRRTTFTVQSPRLDAIIGDVYRLSRAKVLTPIQNGRARVNWREVNDPSFRLVAGDVVSFKGFGRFRVAEVGGETKKGRIRIEIDIVE; encoded by the coding sequence ATGAGTTTATATGATCATTTTCGGCCGGAAGAGCGCCCGTTTGCAGAAAGGGTGGAGGAGTGGGCCGCGCGTGTGCGGGATCGGTATGAACGAATCCATACCGACTTTCTTGACCCGCGGCAGGCGTTTATTGTCCGCTCCCTTGCCGGGCGAGAGCCGGGTGTATACATAGCAGAAGATGGTGGATATGAAGGAGCAGAGCGGACGCGTATCGTTTTGCACCCGGAATATATGGAACCAGAACCGGATGAATTCGGAGTCGCAGTCTTGCAGGTTCAGGGAACGAACCAGTTCCTTACACTTGCACATCGTGATTATCTGGGGGCGCTCATTGGGCTTGGCATTAAGCGGGACAAGTTTGGAGATATTCTCGTACATGAAGAGGGTGCTCAGCTTATCGTGGCCCGTGAGATTGTCGATTATATACGAATACATATGACGCAGGTACACCGCATTCATGTGCGGATCGAAGAAGTGCCGATCACCGCTGTACGTGTGCCACCACAAACATTTCGTCGGACCACGTTTACGGTACAGTCGCCGCGCCTTGATGCGATTATCGGAGATGTATATCGGCTCTCACGTGCGAAGGTACTGACCCCGATTCAAAACGGGCGTGCTCGCGTCAATTGGCGTGAAGTAAATGACCCTTCGTTTCGGCTTGTCGCAGGAGATGTTGTTTCTTTCAAAGGATTTGGCCGCTTTCGCGTAGCAGAAGTGGGTGGCGAGACGAAAAAAGGGCGTATTCGAATTGAAATCGATATTGTTGAATAA
- a CDS encoding DivIVA domain-containing protein, with protein MSLTPLDIHNKEFSRVFRGYDEDQVNEFLDQIIKEFDMLLKEKRQLEERVGTLNEKLSQFANIEETLKKSLVMAQEAADELKVNARKEAQLIVKEAEKNADRLINDALAKSRKLVSEIDELKRRASVYRMRFRSMLEAQLEMLDAGDWENFEKIEDELVSPVEE; from the coding sequence GTGTCACTGACACCACTAGATATCCATAATAAAGAGTTTAGTCGGGTATTCCGCGGGTATGATGAAGATCAGGTAAATGAATTTCTCGATCAAATTATTAAAGAGTTTGATATGCTGCTCAAGGAAAAACGACAGTTGGAAGAGCGCGTGGGAACGCTAAATGAGAAGCTGTCCCAGTTTGCTAATATTGAAGAGACGTTAAAGAAATCACTTGTTATGGCCCAAGAAGCAGCTGACGAACTGAAAGTGAATGCGCGTAAGGAAGCACAGCTAATTGTGAAGGAAGCAGAAAAGAATGCGGATCGTCTCATTAATGACGCCCTGGCTAAATCCCGCAAGCTTGTATCCGAGATTGATGAACTGAAGCGCCGCGCCTCTGTTTATCGGATGCGTTTTCGTTCCATGCTGGAAGCACAGCTTGAGATGCTGGACGCGGGTGATTGGGAGAATTTCGAGAAGATCGAAGACGAACTGGTAAGCCCGGTAGAGGAGTAA
- the ileS gene encoding isoleucine--tRNA ligase, which yields MDYSKTLNLPKTEFPMRGNLPTREPQVQAWWDEQDMYAKVQERTKGRPKFILHDGPPYANGDIHIGHALNKVIKDMIVRYKSMAGFDAPYVPGWDTHGLPIEHAIIKNEKIDRHKVGVVEFRERCTEYAYSYVEKQKGQFQRLGIRGDWANPYITLKPEYEARQIKIFGEMAKKGYIYKGLKAVYWSPSSETALAEAEIEYKDKQSTSIYVAFPVVEGNGKLAEGDKVVIWTTTPWTIPANLAIAIHPDLEYSLVQTEAGRFLVASGLLDTVAKTIGWENVETVHTFTGAELQGVVCRHPLYDRKSPLLPGEHVTLDAGTGCVHTAPGHGEDDFNIGQKYGLDVLCPVDERGMMTKEAPGFEGMFYEKANPVVLEKLTEAGALLHKNTITHSYPHDWRSKQPIIFRATEQWFASIDGFREQMLEAIKQVKWVPHWGEQRLHNMIADRGDWCISRQRVWGVPIPIFYCRDCNEPIINDTTIDHISDLFRREGSSAWFAREVEELMPQGTACPKCGGAHFRKETDIMDVWFDSGSSHEAVLREREELAWPADLYLEGSDQYRGWFNSSLSTSVAVYGQAPYKGVLSHGFTLDGEGRKMSKSVGNVIAPQKIADQLGADILRLWVSSADYQADVRISDGILKQIAETYRKIRNTFRFLLSNLEGFDPATDLVPIADMDELDRYMMIKNQHVIEKVRKAYDEYQFHTVYHTIHNFCTVQLSALYLDISKDRLYADASKDVRRRSAQTVMYTILFDLVRLLTPIIPHTADEVWKYIPGTDVISVQLTDMPDVQTNVFDDALEAKWDRIVEIRDEILKALEEARRDKVIGQSLAASVAIYPDASVAEALAPVAGALPELLIASHVELHTAGEAAPDHAVALEGLKVVVQPADGEKCERCWIITPEVGQDAEHPTLCPRCATVVADEHA from the coding sequence ATGGATTATAGCAAGACGCTGAATCTGCCGAAAACGGAGTTCCCGATGCGCGGCAATTTGCCAACACGAGAGCCACAGGTGCAGGCATGGTGGGACGAACAGGATATGTATGCGAAAGTGCAGGAGCGTACAAAAGGCCGTCCGAAATTTATTCTGCATGACGGACCTCCGTATGCGAACGGCGATATTCATATCGGTCACGCACTGAATAAAGTTATTAAAGATATGATTGTTCGCTACAAATCAATGGCCGGTTTTGATGCACCGTACGTGCCAGGCTGGGATACACACGGCCTGCCGATTGAGCATGCGATCATTAAAAATGAAAAAATTGACCGTCATAAAGTCGGCGTCGTCGAATTCCGTGAGCGCTGCACCGAGTATGCATATAGCTATGTAGAAAAGCAAAAAGGTCAGTTCCAGCGTCTTGGTATTCGTGGCGACTGGGCAAATCCATATATCACGCTGAAGCCAGAATATGAAGCGCGTCAAATTAAAATATTCGGCGAAATGGCGAAAAAAGGCTATATTTATAAAGGATTGAAAGCTGTTTACTGGTCGCCGTCTTCTGAAACTGCACTGGCAGAAGCAGAAATTGAATACAAAGACAAACAATCAACTTCGATCTATGTGGCATTTCCGGTTGTAGAAGGAAACGGGAAGCTTGCAGAAGGCGACAAGGTAGTCATCTGGACAACAACCCCGTGGACGATTCCGGCTAACCTGGCAATCGCGATTCATCCGGATTTAGAATATTCACTCGTTCAAACAGAGGCGGGTCGCTTCCTTGTGGCATCCGGCTTGCTGGATACTGTAGCGAAAACAATCGGCTGGGAAAATGTTGAGACTGTTCACACGTTTACGGGCGCAGAACTGCAAGGTGTTGTTTGCCGTCATCCGTTATACGACCGCAAATCCCCGCTTCTGCCGGGTGAACACGTAACACTTGATGCTGGTACGGGTTGTGTACATACTGCACCAGGACATGGGGAAGATGACTTTAACATTGGTCAGAAGTACGGTCTGGATGTATTATGTCCGGTTGATGAGCGCGGTATGATGACGAAAGAAGCACCGGGCTTTGAAGGTATGTTCTATGAGAAAGCTAATCCGGTTGTACTGGAGAAGCTGACAGAAGCAGGTGCGCTGCTTCATAAAAATACGATTACCCACTCGTACCCGCATGACTGGCGTTCGAAGCAGCCGATCATTTTCCGGGCGACAGAGCAGTGGTTCGCATCGATTGATGGCTTCCGTGAGCAGATGCTTGAAGCAATCAAACAGGTGAAATGGGTACCGCACTGGGGCGAACAACGCCTGCACAACATGATCGCAGACCGGGGAGACTGGTGTATTTCCCGTCAGCGTGTATGGGGTGTGCCGATTCCGATCTTCTACTGCCGTGATTGTAATGAGCCGATCATTAATGATACAACGATTGACCATATCTCTGACTTATTCCGCCGCGAAGGTTCATCTGCATGGTTCGCACGCGAAGTGGAAGAGTTAATGCCGCAAGGAACTGCGTGTCCGAAATGCGGAGGTGCACATTTCCGCAAAGAAACAGACATTATGGATGTATGGTTTGACTCCGGTTCAAGCCATGAAGCGGTTCTGCGTGAGCGTGAAGAACTGGCCTGGCCAGCGGATCTGTATCTTGAGGGTTCTGACCAATACCGTGGCTGGTTCAACTCGTCACTGTCTACATCAGTAGCTGTATACGGGCAGGCTCCGTACAAAGGCGTATTAAGCCACGGCTTTACCCTTGATGGCGAAGGCCGCAAAATGTCGAAATCGGTTGGAAATGTAATTGCACCGCAAAAAATCGCGGATCAGCTTGGTGCCGATATCCTCCGTCTTTGGGTATCGTCAGCGGATTATCAGGCGGACGTGCGGATTTCTGATGGAATTCTGAAGCAAATTGCGGAAACATACCGCAAAATCCGTAACACATTCCGCTTCCTGTTGAGCAATCTGGAAGGTTTCGATCCAGCAACAGATCTTGTGCCGATTGCTGACATGGACGAGTTGGATCGTTATATGATGATTAAAAACCAACATGTCATTGAAAAAGTGCGCAAAGCGTATGATGAATACCAGTTCCATACGGTGTACCATACGATTCATAATTTCTGCACAGTGCAGTTGAGTGCACTCTATCTTGATATTTCTAAAGATCGTCTGTATGCAGATGCGAGTAAGGATGTGCGCCGCCGCTCAGCGCAGACGGTTATGTATACGATCCTGTTTGATCTTGTTCGTCTGCTTACGCCGATCATCCCACATACAGCGGATGAGGTGTGGAAATACATTCCGGGCACTGATGTGATCAGTGTACAACTGACAGACATGCCGGATGTACAAACAAACGTATTCGATGATGCGCTCGAAGCGAAATGGGACCGCATTGTCGAGATTCGTGATGAGATACTCAAGGCGCTTGAAGAAGCACGCCGTGATAAAGTAATCGGTCAGTCGCTTGCGGCGTCGGTTGCCATTTATCCAGATGCATCTGTAGCGGAAGCACTTGCACCAGTAGCGGGAGCACTGCCTGAACTACTCATTGCATCTCATGTAGAACTGCATACAGCAGGTGAGGCAGCACCGGATCATGCAGTAGCACTTGAAGGATTGAAAGTTGTGGTTCAACCAGCAGACGGTGAGAAATGCGAACGCTGCTGGATCATCACACCGGAAGTTGGCCAGGACGCGGAGCACCCAACATTGTGCCCACGTTGTGCGACGGTTGTAGCGGATGAACACGCATAA
- the lspA gene encoding signal peptidase II: MLYYMIALVVFLIDQGTKWLIVKSMNIGESIPIWEGVFNLTSHRNRGAAFGILQNRRVFFIVITIVIIIGIIWYMRKIMQESKLLALALALILGGAVGNFYDRLLTGEVVDFFDFTLIHYPIFNVADSAIVIGVGLFILDVIRDMIGQRQERMNG, from the coding sequence ATGTTATATTATATGATCGCGCTAGTGGTCTTTCTTATTGACCAGGGAACGAAGTGGCTGATTGTCAAAAGCATGAACATCGGTGAGTCCATTCCGATTTGGGAAGGTGTGTTTAATTTGACTTCACACCGCAATCGGGGAGCAGCCTTTGGGATTTTGCAGAATCGGCGAGTGTTTTTTATCGTTATTACGATAGTGATTATTATCGGTATTATTTGGTATATGCGTAAGATAATGCAAGAAAGCAAACTGCTTGCATTGGCACTTGCGCTAATTTTAGGTGGGGCGGTCGGTAATTTTTATGATCGTCTGCTGACAGGTGAAGTCGTTGATTTCTTTGATTTCACGCTGATTCACTACCCAATCTTTAACGTGGCGGATTCAGCGATTGTGATTGGGGTTGGATTGTTTATTCTGGATGTAATACGCGATATGATAGGACAGCGACAGGAGAGAATGAATGGATAA
- a CDS encoding RluA family pseudouridine synthase, with translation MDNKQRYELYDWTVDPADTGERIDKFLTGVQEEGWSRSQLQGWLKDGLVSVNGKAVKGSYRLKEDDEVVLRVPPAREMDIAGEPMDLDIVYEDSDVVVVNKPRGLVVHPAPGHYSGTLVNGLLAHCKDLSGINGVMRPGIVHRIDKDTSGLLMVAKNDKAHESLAQQLKDHTVTRRYVALVHGVIGHEKGTIDAPIGRDPKNRQQMAVVFENSKPAVSHFVVLERMKDHTLVELKLETGRTHQIRVHMKYIGYPLVGDPKYGPKSELPIDGQALHARALGFTHPTTGERLEFEALLPEDMEQLLAHVRQL, from the coding sequence ATGGATAACAAACAGCGTTATGAGTTGTATGATTGGACGGTAGACCCAGCAGATACCGGGGAGCGGATTGATAAATTTCTAACCGGGGTTCAGGAGGAAGGCTGGTCGCGCAGTCAACTACAAGGCTGGCTTAAAGACGGCCTCGTTTCTGTAAATGGAAAGGCTGTGAAAGGCAGCTACCGTTTAAAAGAAGATGATGAGGTTGTGCTGCGGGTACCACCTGCTCGCGAGATGGATATTGCGGGTGAGCCGATGGATCTTGACATTGTTTATGAAGACAGTGATGTAGTCGTCGTGAACAAACCGCGTGGCCTCGTGGTTCACCCTGCACCAGGGCATTACAGCGGCACGCTAGTGAACGGATTGCTTGCACACTGCAAAGACCTATCCGGCATTAACGGTGTAATGCGTCCGGGGATTGTCCACCGGATCGATAAAGATACGTCCGGTTTATTAATGGTGGCGAAAAATGATAAAGCGCATGAGTCACTCGCCCAGCAGTTGAAAGACCATACAGTAACTCGCCGCTATGTGGCACTTGTACACGGTGTGATCGGTCATGAAAAAGGAACCATTGATGCACCAATTGGTCGCGATCCAAAAAATCGCCAGCAGATGGCGGTCGTATTTGAGAACAGCAAACCTGCTGTATCCCATTTTGTGGTGCTGGAGCGTATGAAAGACCATACGCTCGTTGAGTTGAAACTAGAGACAGGCCGCACGCATCAAATTCGTGTGCATATGAAGTACATTGGCTATCCACTTGTCGGTGATCCAAAATACGGCCCGAAAAGCGAACTGCCAATCGACGGCCAGGCTCTGCACGCCCGTGCCCTTGGCTTCACTCACCCAACAACCGGCGAGCGCCTCGAATTCGAAGCGCTGCTTCCAGAAGACATGGAGCAGCTTTTAGCACACGTTCGGCAGTTATAA
- the pyrR gene encoding bifunctional pyr operon transcriptional regulator/uracil phosphoribosyltransferase PyrR, which translates to MSEWKEKNVLLDEPAMRRALTRIAHEILERNKGVNDCILIGIRTRGIYIAERLAERIYQIEGEHIAVGELDITLYRDDLSHKVEQPVVNGSHITEDVTDKKVILVDDVLYTGRTVRAALDAIMDAGRPQMIQLAVLVDRGHRELPIRPDYVGKNVPTSKEEMIVVELAEVDGCERVAIMEKV; encoded by the coding sequence GTGAGCGAGTGGAAAGAAAAAAACGTCCTGCTCGATGAACCAGCCATGCGCCGGGCGCTGACACGCATTGCACACGAGATTCTCGAGCGCAACAAAGGTGTGAATGACTGCATTCTGATCGGAATTCGCACGCGCGGCATTTACATTGCAGAGCGATTAGCCGAGCGGATTTATCAGATTGAGGGAGAGCACATCGCAGTAGGAGAACTCGACATCACACTGTATCGAGATGACCTGTCACACAAGGTGGAACAGCCGGTTGTGAACGGGAGCCACATCACAGAAGATGTCACGGACAAAAAAGTCATTCTTGTCGATGATGTGCTCTATACCGGACGCACCGTCCGGGCCGCGCTTGATGCCATTATGGATGCCGGACGTCCACAAATGATTCAACTGGCAGTGCTGGTTGATCGTGGTCATCGTGAATTGCCGATTCGCCCCGATTATGTGGGCAAGAACGTGCCGACTTCGAAAGAAGAGATGATCGTTGTGGAACTGGCAGAAGTAGATGGATGCGAACGCGTAGCCATTATGGAAAAAGTATAA